The sequence below is a genomic window from Candidatus Obscuribacterales bacterium.
ACCCGTGATCCATCCCGGCACACATATTCCTTTTCCAGTTCGCAGGTTTCCGCCTCTCCCTGAAATAATTGATGGATAATCTGGCGATCGCGCTCTAGGTATTCCGGCGGCGTCACATCTTGATATCTGAGCGCCATCAACTCGTCTCGGCCATAGCCCAAAATGCTGCATAGGGTTTGGTTGACCCGCAACCATTGTCCTTGGCGTGATACATGGGCAATGCCCACAGCCGCCTGCTCAAAGGTAGCGCGGAAGCGTTCTTCACTATCTTTGATAGCCAACTCCGCCTGTTTGCGATCGCTGATGTCGGTAATGGTGCCAATGTAGCCCACAACATCCCCGGCTTCATTGGTTTGGGGAACAGCCTGACCCAGCACCCAGGTAACCGTTTGGTCGTCGCGCAGAAAGCGGTACTCTAGCTGAAAAGGTAGTTGCGCCTGCACACAGCGCTGCCATTCTGCCACAACCCGATCGCGATCGATCGGATGCAGCGCTGCCGCCCACTGGGAACCCGATGCTTCCGGCGTATGAACACCCGTGATGGCACACCAACTCTGGTTGACATACAGCCGATTCCCTTGGTGGTCGGTGCGGAAAACGCCCACCGGCAACAGTTTCGCCAAAGTTTCATAGCGGCGATCGCTCTCCCGCAACGACTGCTCCATCAATCGATGTTCAGTAATATCCTCAAACCCCAGCCCCACACAGCGGTTGGGCAAGGGAAAGACCTGCACGCGGTAGATGCCGACCGTTGTGGCTGTGCTGTAGTAGGATTCAGCGCGATGAGAACTGGTGCGTCCGGTGCAGGCGATCGCTGCGTAGTGGTTGAGCAACGTTGGATCTTGCTGCACGAGGTCTGGAAAGCAATCCACCAAGCGATCGCCCACCCGTTGATTAAGCGGTACCCCCGTCACGTGAACGGCCGCTGGATTAAACGCCACCAGTTCTAACGATGTTGGGTCATTGGGCTCGGGCAAATGCCAGATGGTGAGACCAAGCTGAATATTGCGTA
It includes:
- a CDS encoding PAS domain S-box protein — translated: MQPNYRDLPFPHDVGHMDLCSEVVRNIQLGLTIWHLPEPNDPTSLELVAFNPAAVHVTGVPLNQRVGDRLVDCFPDLVQQDPTLLNHYAAIACTGRTSSHRAESYYSTATTVGIYRVQVFPLPNRCVGLGFEDITEHRLMEQSLRESDRRYETLAKLLPVGVFRTDHQGNRLYVNQSWCAITGVHTPEASGSQWAAALHPIDRDRVVAEWQRCVQAQLPFQLEYRFLRDDQTVTWVLGQAVPQTNEAGDVVGYIGTITDISDRKQAELAIKDSEERFRATFEQAAVGIAHVSRQGQWLRVNQTLCSILGYGRDELMALRYQDVTPPEYLERDRQIIHQLFQGEAETCELEKEYVCRDGSRVWVKITASAVRSAYPVDVSIQAWLQSSLDNDDRSEQVQYLLAVIEDISERKRSEIALRERAEELTYINALLSRTTALLKHRNEELDQFAYVSSHDLKAPLRAIANLSEWI